From one Rattus rattus isolate New Zealand chromosome 15, Rrattus_CSIRO_v1, whole genome shotgun sequence genomic stretch:
- the LOC116884530 gene encoding 60S ribosomal protein L27a-like, with translation MPSRLRKTRKLRGHVSHGHGRIGKHPGGRGNAGGMHHHRINSDKYHPGYFGKVGMRHYHLKRNQSFCPTVNLDKLWTLVSEQTRVNAAKNKTGAAPIIDVVRSGYYKVLGKGKLPKQPVIVKAKFFSRRAEEKIKGVGGACVLVA, from the coding sequence ATGCCATCCAGACTGAGGAAGACCCGGAAACTCCGGGGCCACGTGAGCCACGGCCACGGTCGCATCGGTAAGCACCCAGGAGGCCGCGGGAATGCTggaggcatgcatcaccacaggATCAACTCTGACAAATATCATCCAGGTTACTTCGGCAAAGTTGGCATGAGGCATTACCACTTGAAGAGGAACCAGAGCTTCTGCCCAACTGTCAACCTGGATAAATTATGGACGTTGGTCAGCGAGCAGACACGGGTCAATGCAGCAAAAAACAAGACTGGAGCTGCTCCCATCATTGATGTTGTTCGATCAGGCTACTACAAAGTTCTGGGGAAAGGGAAGCTCCCTAAGCAGCCTGTCATCGTGAAGGCCAAATTCTTCAGCAGAAGAGCCGAAGAGAAGATAAAGGGTGTTGGAGGTGCCTGTGTTCTGGTGGCTTAA